A single Cucumis melo cultivar AY chromosome 4, USDA_Cmelo_AY_1.0, whole genome shotgun sequence DNA region contains:
- the LOC103486855 gene encoding probable aquaporin SIP2-1 yields MCQCPIKVDSRPPHWNPTTSSTGLLSFIHYYGNLCPIKIKATNIPSFTLLLTLHRFKLINPSEETGRREEPRKISFSTMSSGAARLLVLDFALSFMWLWSGVLVKIFVFGILGFGDDLVSEVVKASFSILNMFFFAFLVKISNGSAYNPLTILSAAFSGDFSRFLFVVGARIPAQVMGAITAVRLIIHTFPEAGRGPRLTVGIHHGALTEGLLTFAIVSISLGLSRKIVGNFFMKTWISSLSKLTLHILGSDLTGGCMNPASVMGWAYARGEHITTEHILVYWIAPIQGTIAAILTFKLLFRQPKEEKVNMKKKSE; encoded by the exons ATGTGTCAATGTCCAATAAAAGTTGATTCACGGCCACCACATTGGAATCCGACAACATCGTCAACGGGATTATTGTCGTTCATACATTACTACGGTAATCtttgtccaatcaaaatcaaagcCACCAATATTCCTTCATTTACCCTTCTCCTCACTCTTCATCGCTTCAAATTGATCAATCCGAGTGAAGAAACGGGTCGTAGGGAAGAACCCCGGAAGATTTCCTTTTCAACGATGTCTTCTGGGGCGGCTCGATTGCTTGTGTTGGATTTTGCCCTCTCTTTTATGTGGTTATGGTCGGGGGTTTTGGTTAAGATCTTTGTTTTTGGGATATTGGGGTTCGGAGATGATCTGGTTAGCGAGGTTGTCAAGGCTTCCTTTTCGATTCTCAACATGTTCTTCTTTGCGTTCCTGGTGAAAATTTCAAATGGGTCTGCTTATAATCCTCTTACCATCTTATCTGCTGCTTTTTCTGGGGATTTCAGTAGATTTCTTTTCGTTGTTGGTGCCAGAATCCCTGCTCAg GTAATGGGAGCTATTACTGCTGTTAGGCTGATTATCCATACATTTCCCGAAGCAGGACGAGGGCCTCGTTTGACCGTTGGCATCCATCACGGCGCTTTGACGGAAGGATTGTTAACATTTGCCATTGTATCTATCTCACTTGGACTTTCAAGGAAAATAGTTGGAAATTTCTTCATGAAGACTTGGATCTCAAGTTTATCCAAGTTAACTCTTCATATCCTCGGTTCCGACTTAACTGGTGGCTGTATGAACCCCGCATCT GTAATGGGATGGGCATATGCTCGTGGGGAACATATAACAACAGAACATATTCTTGTATACTGGATCGCTCCGATTCAAGGAACCATAGCAGCTATATTGACATTCAAGTTACTATTTCGACAACCGAAAGAAGAGAAAGtaaatatgaagaagaaatcagaATGA